Proteins encoded by one window of Arachis hypogaea cultivar Tifrunner chromosome 1, arahy.Tifrunner.gnm2.J5K5, whole genome shotgun sequence:
- the LOC112699559 gene encoding large ribosomal subunit protein bL35c: protein MACATATVSFAFRLPPRAPYTRVSHSSSVDVPLLNKFCSLKLSSSSCISGSTLPHRLCTVKPTRIQHLTIVSAKGYKMKTHKASAKRFRVTGRGKIVRRRAGKQHLLAKKNTKRKLRLSKMHPVSRADYDNVIGALPYLKVNRNVT from the exons ATGGCGTGTGCAACGGCAACGGTTTCCTTTGCCTTCAGGCTTCCACCACGCGCTCCCTATACACGTGTTTCGCACTCTTCTTCAGTTGATGTTCCTCTGTTGAACAAGTTCTGCTCACTGAAACTCAGCTCGTCAAGCTGCATTTCTGGCTCAACGCTTCCTCACAGACTCTGCACCGTTAAACCTACAAGGATTCAGCACCTCACCATTGTTTCTGCCAAGGGCTACAAAATGAAAACTCACAAG GCATCGGCGAAGCGATTTAGGGTGACAGGTCGAGGGAAAATTGTGCGCAGGAGAGCTGGGAAGCAGCATTTGTTGGCCAAGAAGAATACCAAGAGGAAATTGCGACTCTCCAAAATG CACCCAGTAAGCAGGGCTGACTATGACAACGTAATTGGAGCCTTGCCATATCTGAAAGTAAACAGAAATGTTACATAA
- the LOC112699623 gene encoding uncharacterized protein translates to MVQLMGSGNHHSDPETALLRERRLVKLEIEDPLEEENGPINKRSKSSLAPKEIISSDASLGDASAYSILDEPSPLGLRLKKSPSLLDLIQMKLSQGSVPVTNTESDNLSCLGKKDTRAAAGTSSVDKLKASNFPASLLKIGTWEYKSKYEGDLVAKCYFAKHKLVWEILEGGLKSKIEIQWSDITALKANCPEDGPSSLSVVLARQPLFFRETNPQPRKHTLWQATSDFTDGQASKHRQHLLQCPQGLLTKHFEKLIQCDARLNFLSQQPDIILDSPHFETRPSSAESADNPKDHDVHQVNSKGSAMSSFLDVQSPIASLSPSFTIEHNNPPAISIDSLPREAPSPSSVMDCRAIEGSSSSEAESKAPRNWDEIKVPGLRPSMSVSDFLGHIEHCLSEQITSEPEYQEMLEDIAQYLLSDNQAIGTAASDEKSLMSRVNSLCCLLQKDPPAVQNSHDHETLVEGPDRGKGIQLDHTHETVMDDKSRIDFKILEEDSRDVSSSKQAPGMSRKDSFGELLLHLPRIASLPKFLFNISEEDSDSQGR, encoded by the exons ATGGTTCAGCTGATGGGCTCAGGGAACCACCATTCAGACCCCGAAACGGCGTTGCTCCGTGAAAGGAGGCTGGTAAAACTGGAGATCGAGGACCCTCTCGAGGAAGAGAATGGTCCCATCAACAAGCGCTCCAAATCTTCGCTCGCTCCGAAAGAG ATTATCTCAAGTGATGCATCTCTTGGTGATGCTTCAGCATACAGCATACTTGATGAGCCTAGCCCTTTGGGTTTGCGTCTGAAGAAGAGTCCTTCACTGTTGGATTTGATACAAATGAAGCTTTCCCAAGGGAGTGTGCCTGTTACAAATACGGAAAGTGACAACTTAAGCTGTCTAGGGAAAAAGGATACGCGTGCTGCTGCCGGAACCAGTTCTGTTGACAAGCTTAAGGCTTCGAATTTCCCAGCTTCACTTTTAAAAATTGGTACATGGGAG TATAAATCAAAATATGAGGGCGACTTGGTGGCAAAGTGTTACTTCGCTAAGCATAAGCTTGTTTGGGAAATTCTTGAAGGTGGGCTGAAGAGCAAAATAGAAATCCAATGGTCAGATATTACAGCATTGAAGGCCAATTGCCCTGAGGATGGACCTAGTTCATTGTCTGTAGTG CTTGCCAGACAGCCTCTTTTCTTCAGGGAAACTAATCCTCAGCCTAGAAAGCATACACTGTGGCAGGCAACATCAGATTTTACGGATGGACAGGCGAGCAAACATAG GCAGCATCTTTTGCAATGTCCACAAGGGCTGTTGACCAagcattttgaaaagcttatccAGTGTGATGCCCGTCTTAATTTTTTAAGCCAACAACCAGATATAATTTTGGATTCACCTCATTTTGAGACACGGCCCTCTTCTGCTGAGAGTGCGGACAATCCAAAAGATCATGATGTGCATCAAGTCAACAGTAAGGGATCTGCCATGTCTAGTTTTCTGGACGTGCAATCACCTATTGCATCCCTGTCACCATCATTTACGATTGAGCACAATAATCCTCCTGCCATTAGCATAGATAGTCTGCCCCGTGAAGCGCCTTCCCCTAGTTCAG TCATGGACTGCCGTGCAATTGAAGGGAGTTCAAGTTCTGAAGCTGAATCCAAGGCCcctagaaattgggatgagattAAAGTGCCTGGATTACGCCCTTCTATGTCAGTCAGCGATTTTCTTGGCCACATTGAACATTGCCTTTCTGAGCAAATAACATCTGAGCCAGAGTACCAGGAAATGCTGGAGGACATTGCACAGTATCTTCTTAGTGACAATCAGGCTATAGGTACAGCAGCTTCTGATGAAAAATCACTCATGTCAAGGGTCAATTCTCTTTGTTGTCTTCTTCAGAAGGACCCTCCAGCCGTGCAGAACTCACATGACCATGAAACTCTGGTTGAAGGGCCTGACCGTGGGAAAGGTATTCAACTTGACCATACTCATGAAACAGTGATGGATGACAAAAGTAGAATAGATTTCAAGATATTGGAAGAGGACTCTAGAGATGTTTCATCTAGCAAGCAGGCACCAGGCATGTCTAGGAAAGACTCGTTTGGAGAATTGTTGCTTCATCTCCCTAGAATTGCATCGCTTCCGAAGTTCTTGTTTAATATATCAGAAGAGGATAGCGACAGTCAAGGCAGATAG